The genomic region ACGGTGGTTTTGGTGGAGCTGGTGGTTTCGGCGGTTTCGATGGGGCAGGAGGCTTCGGTGGTTTTGAGGATATTTTCTCAAGTTTCTTCGGCGGAGGCGGTGCTTCGCGCAATCCAAATGCTCCTCGTCAGGGGGATGACCTCCAATACCGTGTGAATTTGACCTTTGAAGAAGCTATTTTTGGAGCTGAAAAAGAGGTTAAGTACAATCGTGAAGCAAGCTGTAGTACATGTAATGGCTCAGGCGCTAAACCAGGAACAAGTCCAGTCACTTGTGGACGCTGTCATGGCGCTGGTGTTATTAACGTCGATACGCAGACTCCGCTTGGTATGATGCGTCGCCAAGTAACCTGTGACGTCTGTCATGGTCGCGGAAAAGAAATCAAAGATCCATGTACCACTTGTCACGGAACAGGTCATGAAAAACAAGCCCATAGTGTACATGTAAAAATCCCTGCTGGTGTGGAAACTGGTCAACAAATTCGCCTAGCAGGCCAAGGTGAAGCTGGATTTAACGGTGGACCTTATGGTGACTTGTATGTAGTGGTTTCTGTGGAAGCCAGCGATAAGTTTGAACGTGAAGGAACCACTATCTTCTATAATCTGAACCTTAACTTTGTCCAAGCAGCTCTTGGTGATACAGTTGATATCCCAACGGTTCACGGTGATGTTGAATTGGTTATCCCAGAGGGAACTCAGACTGGTAAGAAATTCCGTCTACGTGGAAAAGGAGCTCCGAGCCTTCGTGGTGGTGCAGTTGGTGACCAATATGTTACCGTTAATGTCGTAACACCGACAGGTTTGAACGAACGCCAAAAAGCAGCGCTTAAAGAATTCGCAGCTGCTGGTGATTTAAAAGTCAATCCAAAGAAAAAAGGCTTCTTTGACCATATTAAAGATGCCTTTGAAGGAGAATAAAACAAAAAGAGCCGTTGGGCTCTTTTTTGTTTATAGATTTTTTAAGACTTTCCTTAAGTAATGACGGACGGTAGCGACCTTCTTCGAAGTTCCATACCTAAACTTTGAGCCTAGGTCTCAAAGTTTCCGAACATCTGAAAGCAAGCTGTTTCAGATGTTTTCATTCCGTCGGAAAGTCTTGGATTTAGTTGTGAAATGGTGAATGAGTTGCCTAAATTATGATGTATAATTAATGGGATATAACTTGTTTACCTTTTAAAAAAGAGCCGTCGGGCTCTTTTTACTTATCTTCAGTTTCCTGCAGTTCTTTTATCACAGCTAGTCTAGTCTGGATATCTTTTTCCAAGACCTTAAACTTGTAAGTTAGGTCTTCTTGATATTCCTTGATGAGTTCTTTTTGCTGGTCGATGATTTGCAGGCTATTTTGGATAATATCCACATCATCCTTGATAGCTTGAACACGGTCAGTGGTATTCAAGACTTCATCTGTGATGGTTTGGCGATTTTTTGTGACCAGATAACTTCCGGCTGCAGCTCCTGCAAATAGCAGTAGGTTGGATAATTTCATGGCAACTCCTTAGGCGTTTTTGATAGTTTCAGCGACTTGAGCAAGTTTGTCAAAGTCTGGTTCGTGGGCGATAAAATCAATCTTGAGGTCATCGTCCGCACTGTAGCGAGGCACGAGATGAACGTGGGTATGAAAGACTGTTTGACCACCGATTTCTTCACAGTTGGCAATGATATTCATACCAGCAGCCTTGGTAGCTTTCATGACTTTTTGAGCTACTTTTGGTACTTGGGCAAAGAGTTGGCTGGCGCTAGTAGCATCCATTTCTAAAAGATTGCGATAGTGTTCCTTTGGCACGACCAAGGTGTGTCCTGGTGTCACTTGAGAGATATCAAGAAAGGCAAGAACCTGCTCATCTTCATATACTTTTGATGCAGGAATTTCCCCTGCGATGATTTTACAAAAAATGCAATCTGACATAAAATCTACCTCTACTGTATTGAATTTTGATATAATATAGCTACATTATACCAGATTTGGAGAAAATATGTTAGAAATTAAAAACCTGACAGGTGGCTATGTCCATGTCCCTGTCTTGAAAGATGTGTCCTTTACAGTTGAAAGTGGGCAGTTAGTCGGTTTGATCGGTCTCAATGGTGCTGGGAAATCGACGACCATCAATGAAATTATCGGTCTGTTGACACCTTATAGCGGATCTATCAATATCAATGGCTTGACCCTGCAAGAAGATGCGACCAACTACCGCAAACAGATTGGTTACATTCCTGAGACACCCAGTCTGTATGAGGAATTAACCCTCAGAGAGCATATCGAAACGGTTGCTATGGCTTATGGTATCGAGCAAAAAGTGGCTTTTGAACGAGTAGAACCCTTGTTAAAAATGTTTCGTCTGGACCAGAAATTAGACTGGTTCCCTGTTCATTTTTCAAAAGGGATGAAGCAGAAGGTTATGATTATCTGTGCTTTTGTGGTGGATCCAAGTCTCTTTATCGTGGATGAGCCTTTCCTTGGTCTTGATCCGCTGGCGATTGCGGACTTGATTCAGCTTTTGAAAGTGGAAAAGCAAAAGGGCAAGTCCATTCTCATGAGTACCCACGTTCTGGATTCGGCGGAGAAGATGTGTGATGCCTTTGTCATTCTCCACAAGGGGGAGGTGCGTGCTCATGGGAACCTCCAGCAACTCCGCGAAGCCTTTAACATGCCTGAGGCTAGTTTGAATGATATTTACTTGGCTCTGACCAAAGAGGAGGAGTTATGAAAGACTTGTTTTTAAAGAGAAAGCAGGCTTTTCGTAAGGAGTGTCTTGGTTATCTGCGCTATGTTCTCAATGATCACTTTGTCTTGTTCCTGCTTGTCCTGCTGGGATTTCTAGCCTACCAGTACAGTCAACTCTTACAACATTTTCCTGAAAATCATTGGCCTATCCTTTTGTTTGTAGGGATTACATCTATTTTACTTTTGCTTTGGGGTGGGATTGTCACTTATATGGAGGCACCAGACAAGCTCTTTCTCTTGGTCGGAGAAGAGGAAATCAAGCTCCATCTAAAGCGTCAAATTGCCACTTCCCTAGTCTTTTGGCTCTTTGTACAAACCCTTTTCTTGCTTTTATTTGCGCCCTTATTTTTGGCAATGGGTTCTGGCTTGCCAGTTTTTCTGGTCTATGTGCTCCTATTGGGGGTAGGGAAATATCTGCTCTTTCGTCAAAAAGCCAGCAAATTTTTCACTGAAACTGGACTGGACTGGGACTATGTCATTTCCCAAGAAAGCAAGCGTAAGCAAGTCTTGCTTCGTTTCTTTGCTCTCTTTACGCAGGTCAAGGGAATTTCAAACAGCATTAAGCGTCGTGCCTATCTGGACTTTATCCTAAAGGTTGTTCAGAAGGTGCCTGGGAAGATTTGGCAAAATCTCTATCTGCGTTCTTATCTGCGAAATGGAGACCTCTTTGCCCTCAGTCTCCGTCTGCTCCTACTTTCCTTGCTGGCGCAGGTCTTTATCGAGCAAGCTTGGATAGCGACAGCAGTGGTGGTTCTCTTTAACTACCTCTTGCTCTTCCAGTTGCTGGCCCTCTATCATGCCTTTGACTACCAGTATTTGACCCAACTCTTTCCACTGGACAAGGGGCAAAAGGAAAAAGGCTTGCAGGCGGTAGTCCGAGGATTGACCAGTTTGGTCTTAGTAGTGGAATTAGTTGTTGGGTTGATTACCTTCCAAGAAAAACTAGCCCTTCTAGCCTTACTGGGAGCTGGTTTGGTTTTACTAGTCTTGTACCTACCTTATCAGGTCAAACGTCAGATGCAGGACTAACATTGTCTATATGACACTAAAAAAGAAGTTGAGTTCAGTTTGTCTCAGCTTCTTTTATTTTCTACAAGAGAATGGTTGGACCGTAGAGACTTAACTTGGTCTTGACTTGGTCAAAGTGGAAGCGGTCATAGGCCCGCCAAGCGGCGCGAGTTGGAGCATCTGGATCAAGAGCGCTGAGTCCCATGAGAAGACTGGAAGTCTGGTAAAATTTTTCCAGTTCAATCAAGACTCGATTATCCACTGTTTCAGCCTTGGCTAGAAAACCAAGAATAGAGTTTAATTGCTCCTGAAAGCGGACGTCGTCAGCGGTTGCCTGTTTGCATGCTTGATAGGCTTTGTTTAAGTCAGTAATCAAAGTCTGAGCTCTTTTGATAGGGTCTGTATCTGTCATGAGAATTCCTCCTTTAATCTAGGTGCTAGTTTTGATTCTAGCAACTGTGTTTTGATACTGTTAGTCTATCACTTTTATCTCCTTTTTCACCATAAAATCTTTAATTGCCCTTGAAATTTCCTGAATGATACTGTTAAGATTTTATGATAAAATAGTTGTAAGATTATCATGCTTATTTGAGGAACAAGATACCCTTCAGGAGCGTTAAAGGCCTGTTTAGGATTTGGTGGGCTTGTATCAAAGTATTTTTGCTATTCTCTTTTTAGGAAGAAATCGAAACAAGGAGAGTAAGAAGATGAGAATATTTGTTTTAGAAGATGATTTTTCCCAACAGACTAGGATTGAAACGACGATTGAGAAACTCTTGAAAGAACATCATATCACTCCTAGCTCTTTTGAAGTCTTTGGGAAAGCAGACCAACTGCTGGCAGAGGTGCATGAGAAGGGGGCGCATCAGCTATTCTTTTTGGATATTGAGATTCGAAATGAGGAGATGAAGGGTCTGGAAGTGGCTAGAAAGATTCGGGATCGGGATCCTTATGCCCTGATTGTCTTTGTGACGACTCACTCGGAGTTTATGCCCCTGTCCTTTCGCTACCAAGTGTCTGCTTTGGACTACATTGATAAGGCTTTGTCAGCAGAGGAGTTTGAATCTCGGATCGAGACAGCCCTCCTCTATGCCAATAGTCAAGATAGTAAGAGTCTAGCGGAAGATTGCTTTTACTTTAAATCAAAATTTGCCCAATTCCAGTATCCTTTTAAAGAGATTTACTATCTCGAAACGTCGCCCAGAGCCCATCGTGTTATTCTCTATACCAAGACGGACAGACTGGAATTTACAGCGAGTTTAGAGGAGATTCTCAAGCAGGAGCCTCGTCTCCTGCAGTGCCATCGCTCTTTTCTCATCAATCCTGCCAATGTGATACATTTGGATAAGAAAGAAAAACTCCTTTTCTTCCCCAATGGGAGAAGTTGCCTGATCGCGCGTTATAAGGTCAGGGAAGTGTCTGAGGCTATCAATAACTTACACTTAGTGAGGTGATGGAATGGAAATAGTTTGGAAAATAGTTTATACATTTTTGGTATCTGGATTGGAGTTGTTTATATTTTTTAAGGTAGATGGAATTGGTCTCACTTTTGAGAGGATTTTTAAGGCCTTTCTTTTTAAGATACTGTTGGCATTTGTTTTTGTAACAATTAACTATATAGTAGGAAATGATTACCTATCTTATTTTACGGAACCATTGTACGGTATCGGCTTATCTTTCTTATTGTTTAGAGGGCTTCCTAAAAAACTCCTTATCTTTTATGGTCTCTTTCCAATGATATTGGTAAATCTCTTTTATAGAGGTGTTTCCTATTTTTTGCTTCCGTTTTTAGAGCAAGGGCAACTATATAATGACTACTCATTTACTTGGTTATGTATAATAATTTTCAATTTCTTCATTTCTCTAGCCTTTTTGAGATGGTTAGACTATGATTTCACTAGCTTGAGAAGGGAGAGTATAGATAAAGATTTTCAAAAATCCCTGACTACGATTAACTGGATAATGGGGGCTTACTTTCTAGTCATGGAAACTTTGTCTTTCTTTGAATATGAACAAGTTATCCAATCAAAGACTGTTCGCCATTTTATTCTAGTGTTTTACCTACTCTTTTTTATGGGGATTGTCAAGAAGCTAGATACCTATTTGAAGGACAAACTTCATGAGAGATTGGACAAAGAGAAGGCCTTGCGCTACAGAGATATGGAGCGGTATAGTCGGCATATAGAGGAACTTTACAAGGAAGTCCGGAGTTTTCGCCATGACTACACCAACCTTTTGACCAGTTTACGTCTGGGCATTGAAGAGGAGGATATGGAGCAGATAAAAGAGGTCTACGACTCGGTCTTAAAGGATTCTAGTGAAAAATTGCAGGACAACAAATATGACCTGGGCAGATTGGTGAATATTCGGGACCGTGCCCTCAAAAGTCTCCTCGCGGGAAAATTTCTAAAAGCCAGAGATAAGAAGATTGTCTTTAATGTCGAAGTTCCTGAGGAGATTCAAGTTGAGGGAATGAGCTTGCTTGACTTTCTAACCATTGTGTCTATTCTTTGTGACAATGCCATTGAAGCCAGTGTAGAGGCCAGTCAACCTCACGTTTCAATTGCCTTTTTAAAAAATGGAGAACAAGAGACCTTTATCATTGAAAACTCCATCAAAGAAGAGGGCATCGATATTTCTGAAATCTTCTCCTTTGGAGCAAGTTCAAAAGGGGAGGAGAGAGGTGTTGGTCTCTATACCGTTATGAAAATTGTGGAAAGCCATCCCAATACCAGTCTAAATACTACCTGTCAAAATCAAGTCTTTCGTCAGGTTTTAACGGTTCACTCGATGTCAGTTGATAATTAGAAGATTTGTGAAAAAAGAATTGGGAGAAGCTAACAGATAAGTTTTGTCTTTATCCAGTTTGATTTTTACCATAGTATACGAGGTATATTAAATGAATAAGAAATCCTATTTTATCGTCTGTTCTACGTTGATCATAGCATCGAATCTTCTCATGATTTCCGTGGTGAACAAGGGGGAAGAAACGGGGAGCAATCTGTTTGTGATTGCTATAGCCTGTGTTATGTTACCGTCCTTTTTATATGCGGTTGAGAACCGACTGACTTCTTTAATTGGGACAGAGTCAGTAGCTCTACTCTTATTGACAGTATTGTCTTTAGTCCGTCTTGTCAACAGAATAGAGAGGACGCCTGAAATCCTCAACATTATCATTACCCTCCTGGTTTTGGCAGGTGGGACAGCCTGTATCCTGGTTGCGATCATGAGAATCTATCATAACAGACGGAAGTAAGGGTGAATAGCTTTCGATGTATTTTTACATTGTTAAATTTCCATAGGGCAAGTATGTTTTTCATGCTTGCTTTTTTAAATTTCTTACAATTCGAGATGTTTTGATGACCATTTGTGATTTGGATGGAAAATGTTAAAAAATAGTAGTATACTAACCTTATTAAGGTTGTAATAGGACGAAAGTAAAAAGAGGTATTCCTCGTGAATGCAAAAACAATGTTACAATTGTCTATTATGGTTGCTTAACGGCTTAAGCCTGCATGTAGAGGAGCTGTACTTGGAGGTAATTATGGATTTCAAAAGTTTTCTTATTGTTTTTGTTGTTGGTATGTTTGTTTCTTTTATTACTTCTTTAATTAGGGAAAAATTTTTAAAATCTCCAAAGAAGAATAAAGATAGATCTAATTAGATAAAGAGATTTTTATCGCTAGTTTAATCTACAGAGGAGTTTCTTTAATATTGTTTCGCCTGTCAAAATGATATGTGATAGCAGGATAAAAAATCTACAAATTAAGTTGGTATCAATATGGTGTAAAGGGCAAGTATGTTTTTCATGCTTGCTTTTTTAATTTTTTACAATTCAAGATGTTTTGATGACCATTTATGATTTGAGTGTTCCAAAGATAAAATGAGTGCTATACTAGCAGTGTAAAGGTTGTAGCTCAACTAAGATAAAGCATACATTTAGGAGGAAATTTTATGAAGAAAAAAATACTGATTATTTTCGTTCTATATCTGATCATGTCTATCCTTCTTTATCCGCTTAGGGAGAGTACTTGGTATCATCTATTTTATACCATAGCCTATATGATTGCGGTTGTGATCTATTTTGCTTTAACTAAAAAGAAAGGAGAAAAGAAATGAAAACTTTTCTTGCTAAAAAACGGAACGTCTTCCTTGCGAGACTGTTCCTAGGTCAGTTGCCCTTACTTGTCTCTACTTATCTATTTCTATCTCGTCAGTTTTTAAATTTTTCCTTGGTTTTCCAATTTCTTTTAGTGGTTCTTAACTTGGCTTCGATTTTAGTCACTGTTTACCTCACTAGAGAAATGAGGATAAGAAAGTTTGAAGACGATGATTTGGTTAGTCCTAGAACCAATCAACTCATGTATATCGGCTTGACAGGCTTTATGTCTATTATCTGTTTGTATAGAGGTATCACAGCAGGAGAATCCTATCAACAATTAATTGCCTATATTGGTGCTATTCTCTGCTTGATTATTATGCTTCTACTCATTTGGGGCTTGAAGTATTATAAAAAGTAGAGGCTAATGAAGTTTTTGTTATGAATACAAAAATGATGGAACAATTTGAGGTTATGGATACTGAGATGCTTGCGAAAGTTGAAGGAAGTTTCGGAGGTTGGGGAGATATGCTTTCTGGTTTATTGGGTGGGCTAGCACCTTCTCCAATTTTGGATCAATTAAATGGTAAGTGGCCTATTATACATTTTTCAAAACCATGTGGTCCTTATGGTATAGGGGGAACTCCAAACTCATGTAATGGTATTTAAAAAGGATTGAAGCTATGAAGGCAAAATATGGGAATCAAATTGTTGATGTTTGGGAAATTGGTCAAGCAACTCCTAAACCAAGTTGGGTAGAGGAAGCTTTTCAAAAAAATTATATGGTTTGGTTGGATAATCATGTGCGCATTCTAATGGCAGGTCTTAACACTTCTCTTGCAACTAATATCAAGTTTGGTCTAGTTGGAACAGTTGGAGGAGGATTCG from Streptococcus mitis NCTC 12261 harbors:
- a CDS encoding ABC transporter ATP-binding protein, translating into MLEIKNLTGGYVHVPVLKDVSFTVESGQLVGLIGLNGAGKSTTINEIIGLLTPYSGSININGLTLQEDATNYRKQIGYIPETPSLYEELTLREHIETVAMAYGIEQKVAFERVEPLLKMFRLDQKLDWFPVHFSKGMKQKVMIICAFVVDPSLFIVDEPFLGLDPLAIADLIQLLKVEKQKGKSILMSTHVLDSAEKMCDAFVILHKGEVRAHGNLQQLREAFNMPEASLNDIYLALTKEEEL
- a CDS encoding sensor histidine kinase, with protein sequence MEIVWKIVYTFLVSGLELFIFFKVDGIGLTFERIFKAFLFKILLAFVFVTINYIVGNDYLSYFTEPLYGIGLSFLLFRGLPKKLLIFYGLFPMILVNLFYRGVSYFLLPFLEQGQLYNDYSFTWLCIIIFNFFISLAFLRWLDYDFTSLRRESIDKDFQKSLTTINWIMGAYFLVMETLSFFEYEQVIQSKTVRHFILVFYLLFFMGIVKKLDTYLKDKLHERLDKEKALRYRDMERYSRHIEELYKEVRSFRHDYTNLLTSLRLGIEEEDMEQIKEVYDSVLKDSSEKLQDNKYDLGRLVNIRDRALKSLLAGKFLKARDKKIVFNVEVPEEIQVEGMSLLDFLTIVSILCDNAIEASVEASQPHVSIAFLKNGEQETFIIENSIKEEGIDISEIFSFGASSKGEERGVGLYTVMKIVESHPNTSLNTTCQNQVFRQVLTVHSMSVDN
- a CDS encoding response regulator transcription factor is translated as MRIFVLEDDFSQQTRIETTIEKLLKEHHITPSSFEVFGKADQLLAEVHEKGAHQLFFLDIEIRNEEMKGLEVARKIRDRDPYALIVFVTTHSEFMPLSFRYQVSALDYIDKALSAEEFESRIETALLYANSQDSKSLAEDCFYFKSKFAQFQYPFKEIYYLETSPRAHRVILYTKTDRLEFTASLEEILKQEPRLLQCHRSFLINPANVIHLDKKEKLLFFPNGRSCLIARYKVREVSEAINNLHLVR
- a CDS encoding HIT family protein; the protein is MSDCIFCKIIAGEIPASKVYEDEQVLAFLDISQVTPGHTLVVPKEHYRNLLEMDATSASQLFAQVPKVAQKVMKATKAAGMNIIANCEEIGGQTVFHTHVHLVPRYSADDDLKIDFIAHEPDFDKLAQVAETIKNA
- the dnaJ gene encoding molecular chaperone DnaJ; translation: MNNTEFYDRLGVSKNASADEIKKAYRKLSKKYHPDINKEPGAEEKYKEVQEAYETLSDDQKRAAYDQYGAAGANGGFGGAGGFGGFDGAGGFGGFEDIFSSFFGGGGASRNPNAPRQGDDLQYRVNLTFEEAIFGAEKEVKYNREASCSTCNGSGAKPGTSPVTCGRCHGAGVINVDTQTPLGMMRRQVTCDVCHGRGKEIKDPCTTCHGTGHEKQAHSVHVKIPAGVETGQQIRLAGQGEAGFNGGPYGDLYVVVSVEASDKFEREGTTIFYNLNLNFVQAALGDTVDIPTVHGDVELVIPEGTQTGKKFRLRGKGAPSLRGGAVGDQYVTVNVVTPTGLNERQKAALKEFAAAGDLKVNPKKKGFFDHIKDAFEGE
- a CDS encoding bacteriocin class II family protein; translated protein: MNTKMMEQFEVMDTEMLAKVEGSFGGWGDMLSGLLGGLAPSPILDQLNGKWPIIHFSKPCGPYGIGGTPNSCNGI
- a CDS encoding ABC transporter permease, producing MKDLFLKRKQAFRKECLGYLRYVLNDHFVLFLLVLLGFLAYQYSQLLQHFPENHWPILLFVGITSILLLLWGGIVTYMEAPDKLFLLVGEEEIKLHLKRQIATSLVFWLFVQTLFLLLFAPLFLAMGSGLPVFLVYVLLLGVGKYLLFRQKASKFFTETGLDWDYVISQESKRKQVLLRFFALFTQVKGISNSIKRRAYLDFILKVVQKVPGKIWQNLYLRSYLRNGDLFALSLRLLLLSLLAQVFIEQAWIATAVVVLFNYLLLFQLLALYHAFDYQYLTQLFPLDKGQKEKGLQAVVRGLTSLVLVVELVVGLITFQEKLALLALLGAGLVLLVLYLPYQVKRQMQD